Proteins encoded by one window of Lathyrus oleraceus cultivar Zhongwan6 chromosome 1, CAAS_Psat_ZW6_1.0, whole genome shotgun sequence:
- the LOC127136877 gene encoding transcription factor bHLH35 isoform X3: protein MEKMDEEYKHFLETNMFLQTQEHLDSWGLDEAFSGYYDSSSPDGGASSKNIVSERNRRNKLNQRLFALRAVVPNISKMDKASIIKDAIEYIQHLHEQEKKIEAEIMELQSGMPNNINPNYDFDQELPVLLRSKKKRTDQLYDSLNSTNSPIELLELRVTYMGENTIVVSLTCSKRTDTMVKLCEVFESLNLKIITANIICFSGKLLKTVFIQANEEDKDLLQIKIQTAIVALNDPLSPTSI from the exons ATGGAGAAGATGGATGAAGAGTACAAGCATTTCTTGGAGACCAACATGTTCCTCCAAACCCAAGAGCATCTTGATAG CTGGGGATTGGATGAGGCGTTTTCAGGATACTACGATTCAAGCTCCCCAGATGGTGGAGCTTCATCTAAGAACATTGTTTCTGAGAGAAATAGAAGGAACAAACTCAATCAAAGACTCTTTGCACTTAGAGCAGTGGTCCCCAACATTAGCAAG ATGGATAAGGCATCGATTATTAAGGATGCAATTGAGTACATACAGCACTTGCATGAACAAGAGAAGAAGATTGAAGCTGAGATAATGGAACTTCAGTCTGGAATGCCaaataatattaatccaaattaTGATTTTGATCAAGAGCTTCCTGTGTTGCTAAGATCCAAAAAGAAGAGAACAGATCAATTGTATGATTCTCTCAATTCAACAAACTCTCCAATTGAACTTCTTGAG CTTAGGGTTACATATATGGGAGAGAATACAATTGTTGTGAGCTTAACATGTAGCAAAAGGACAGACACAATGGTTAAACTATGTGAAGTGTTCGAATCTTTGAACCTTAAAATCATCACTGCCAATATCATTTGTTTTTCTGGCAAGCTTTTGAAGACAGTCTTTATTCAG GCAAATGAAGAAGACAAAGATCTATTGCAGATTAAGATTCAAACAGCTATTGTAGCTCTTAATGATCCTCTAAGTCCTACGAGCATCTAA
- the LOC127136877 gene encoding transcription factor bHLH35 isoform X2, translating into MEKMDEEYKHFLETNMFLQTQEHLDSSWGLDEAFSGYYDSSSPDGGASSKNIVSERNRRNKLNQRLFALRAVVPNISKMDKASIIKDAIEYIQHLHEQEKKIEAEIMELQSGMPNNINPNYDFDQELPVLLRSKKKRTDQLYDSLNSTNSPIELLELRVTYMGENTIVVSLTCSKRTDTMVKLCEVFESLNLKIITANIICFSGKLLKTVFIQANEEDKDLLQIKIQTAIVALNDPLSPTSI; encoded by the exons ATGGAGAAGATGGATGAAGAGTACAAGCATTTCTTGGAGACCAACATGTTCCTCCAAACCCAAGAGCATCTTGATAG CAGCTGGGGATTGGATGAGGCGTTTTCAGGATACTACGATTCAAGCTCCCCAGATGGTGGAGCTTCATCTAAGAACATTGTTTCTGAGAGAAATAGAAGGAACAAACTCAATCAAAGACTCTTTGCACTTAGAGCAGTGGTCCCCAACATTAGCAAG ATGGATAAGGCATCGATTATTAAGGATGCAATTGAGTACATACAGCACTTGCATGAACAAGAGAAGAAGATTGAAGCTGAGATAATGGAACTTCAGTCTGGAATGCCaaataatattaatccaaattaTGATTTTGATCAAGAGCTTCCTGTGTTGCTAAGATCCAAAAAGAAGAGAACAGATCAATTGTATGATTCTCTCAATTCAACAAACTCTCCAATTGAACTTCTTGAG CTTAGGGTTACATATATGGGAGAGAATACAATTGTTGTGAGCTTAACATGTAGCAAAAGGACAGACACAATGGTTAAACTATGTGAAGTGTTCGAATCTTTGAACCTTAAAATCATCACTGCCAATATCATTTGTTTTTCTGGCAAGCTTTTGAAGACAGTCTTTATTCAG GCAAATGAAGAAGACAAAGATCTATTGCAGATTAAGATTCAAACAGCTATTGTAGCTCTTAATGATCCTCTAAGTCCTACGAGCATCTAA
- the LOC127136877 gene encoding transcription factor bHLH35 isoform X1, with translation MEKMDEEYKHFLETNMFLQTQEHLDSGSSWGLDEAFSGYYDSSSPDGGASSKNIVSERNRRNKLNQRLFALRAVVPNISKMDKASIIKDAIEYIQHLHEQEKKIEAEIMELQSGMPNNINPNYDFDQELPVLLRSKKKRTDQLYDSLNSTNSPIELLELRVTYMGENTIVVSLTCSKRTDTMVKLCEVFESLNLKIITANIICFSGKLLKTVFIQANEEDKDLLQIKIQTAIVALNDPLSPTSI, from the exons ATGGAGAAGATGGATGAAGAGTACAAGCATTTCTTGGAGACCAACATGTTCCTCCAAACCCAAGAGCATCTTGATAG TGGCAGCAGCTGGGGATTGGATGAGGCGTTTTCAGGATACTACGATTCAAGCTCCCCAGATGGTGGAGCTTCATCTAAGAACATTGTTTCTGAGAGAAATAGAAGGAACAAACTCAATCAAAGACTCTTTGCACTTAGAGCAGTGGTCCCCAACATTAGCAAG ATGGATAAGGCATCGATTATTAAGGATGCAATTGAGTACATACAGCACTTGCATGAACAAGAGAAGAAGATTGAAGCTGAGATAATGGAACTTCAGTCTGGAATGCCaaataatattaatccaaattaTGATTTTGATCAAGAGCTTCCTGTGTTGCTAAGATCCAAAAAGAAGAGAACAGATCAATTGTATGATTCTCTCAATTCAACAAACTCTCCAATTGAACTTCTTGAG CTTAGGGTTACATATATGGGAGAGAATACAATTGTTGTGAGCTTAACATGTAGCAAAAGGACAGACACAATGGTTAAACTATGTGAAGTGTTCGAATCTTTGAACCTTAAAATCATCACTGCCAATATCATTTGTTTTTCTGGCAAGCTTTTGAAGACAGTCTTTATTCAG GCAAATGAAGAAGACAAAGATCTATTGCAGATTAAGATTCAAACAGCTATTGTAGCTCTTAATGATCCTCTAAGTCCTACGAGCATCTAA